The sequence ATAGAGCGTTTTGCGATCCAGGCCGAGCATTTCTGCCGCGCGCGATTTATTGCCGCCCGTCTTGCGCAGCACTTCCAGGATGTAATCGCGTTCCAGTTCGCGCAGGGTGAGATTCTGTGCGCTGGATTGCGCGATGAGCCGGGCCGCCGCGCCGCCCGCCCGGATGCGGTCGGGCAAATCATTGGGGGTCAGTTGCGCGCCGCGCGTCAGGGCGGCGGCGCGCTCAATGGCGTTTTCCAATTCCCGCACATTGCCGGGCCATGAATACGCCGTCAGCAAGGCCAGCGTTTCGGGTGACACATCCAGCGGCGGCTGGCCGGAGGCGTTGGCGCTGCGGCTGATGAAATGTTCAACCAGCAGCGGAATGTCATAGGCGCGTTCGCGCAACGGCGGCACGCGCAGGTGGATGACATTCAAACGCCAATACAAATCCTGGCGGAAACGCCGGGTGTGCACATCCTCTTCCAACTCGCGGTTGGTGGCGGCGATGACGCGCACCTCAATCGCGCGTTCGTGCTCGGAACCCACACGCCGCACTGCTCCGGCTTGCAAGGCGCGCAACAATTTGGGTTGGACTGACAACGGCAGTTCGCCGATTTCGTCCAGGAAAAGCGTACCGTGATCGGCGGCTTCAAACAGGCCCGTGCGCGCTTGGCGTGCGCCGGTGAAGGCCTGACCGGTGTGGCCGAAGAGTTCTGACTCGATCAGGTCGGCGGGGATGGCGGCGCAATTGACCGGGACAAAATTTCCTTTGCGTCCCGAAGCTTCGTGCACGGCGCGCGCCACCAACTCTTTGCCAGTGCCGGATTCGCCGGTGATGAGCACGGTGCTATTGCTTTGCGCGGCACGCGCAATCAGATCAAAGAGTTCGCGCATCGGACGCGAGGCTCCGATGATGAGTGTGGGCGTGGTGGGAATTTCGCGGCGCAGGCGTGCTTGAGCGCGTTGCGGCGCGCTGCGTTCGAGGGCTTGTTCGATGGTGGAGAGCAGTTCAGCGGTCTTGAAGGGTTTGGTGACGTATTGAAACGCGCCTGCCTTGACCAATTCGACGGCCTGCTCCACCGAACCGAACGCGGTGATGACGATGACGGGAACTTCGGCGCGCCGGGCGCGGGCGGTGCGCAACAATTCATCGCCTTTCAGCAATGGCATTTGCACATCGGTGATGAGCAGGTCGAGCGGTTCGTGGTCGCGTTGCAACAGGGCCAGGGCCGCCCGGCCATCCGCCGCCAGCACGGGTTCGTGGCCCGCCTCTTCCAACACTTCCTGCAACAGGTCGCGCATATCGGCGTCGTCTTCGGCAATTAACAAACGTGCTTTGTTCATCATATTTTCACGGCACGACCCGCGTCGTCAGGTGAAACCGCCAGGACGAATGCACGCCGCCCCCTCAAACCGGTTGCGGAGCTTGCGCGGCCTGTTCCCGGGGTTTTCTTTGTTTTATCCCCGCGCTGGGTTGAAGTTCCTTGGTACCCGGCACCTCAGCGACTGTTGCTGCTTCGGCGACAGCCTCCTTGGCGACTGGCAGATAAAGGGTGAATTGCGCACCCCGGGTTGCGTTATTGGTGGCGGTGATCCACCCACCGTGCTCTTCGACAATGCGGCGCGAGACAGCCAGTCCCAGTCCGGTGCCGTTGCCGATGTCCTTGGTTGTAAAGAAGGGATCAAAAAGGTGCATGAGATGTTCGGGGGCAATGCCAGTGCCGGTGTCGCGCACGCTGATGCTGGCGAAGCGTTGCCCGTTGCGCAGCAGCAATGGCCCCGCGCATGCGATCAACAAACGGCCACCGTCGGGCATGGCGTGCAATCCGTTTTGACAAACATTGAGCAAGACCTGATGGATCAATTCGCTGTCTATGTCAAAAAGAACATTTTCAAC is a genomic window of Acidobacteriota bacterium containing:
- a CDS encoding sigma-54-dependent Fis family transcriptional regulator, which codes for MNKARLLIAEDDADMRDLLQEVLEEAGHEPVLAADGRAALALLQRDHEPLDLLITDVQMPLLKGDELLRTARARRAEVPVIVITAFGSVEQAVELVKAGAFQYVTKPFKTAELLSTIEQALERSAPQRAQARLRREIPTTPTLIIGASRPMRELFDLIARAAQSNSTVLITGESGTGKELVARAVHEASGRKGNFVPVNCAAIPADLIESELFGHTGQAFTGARQARTGLFEAADHGTLFLDEIGELPLSVQPKLLRALQAGAVRRVGSEHERAIEVRVIAATNRELEEDVHTRRFRQDLYWRLNVIHLRVPPLRERAYDIPLLVEHFISRSANASGQPPLDVSPETLALLTAYSWPGNVRELENAIERAAALTRGAQLTPNDLPDRIRAGGAAARLIAQSSAQNLTLRELERDYILEVLRKTGGNKSRAAEMLGLDRKTLYRKLDEYRAESA